A genomic segment from Phragmites australis chromosome 6, lpPhrAust1.1, whole genome shotgun sequence encodes:
- the LOC133922623 gene encoding uncharacterized protein LOC133922623, whose translation MENAAAIAAYEPAVLVGEPAVLVGEPPLRQPGFPRLRGRRLNAAVYVAVWGVTGILSTTIPGLNANRDRVLLHFLALMAGLLLMVLSVAAPDLPVVERAAAHLEGLVGAMF comes from the coding sequence ATGGAGaacgccgccgccatcgccgcgtaCGAGCCCGCCGTCCTCGTCGGGGAGCCCGCCGTCCTCGTCGGCGAGCCGCCGCTGCGCCAGCCAGGCTTCCCTCGGCTCCGCGGGCGCCGGCTCAACGCCGCCGTCTACGTCGCGGTCTGGGGCGTCACCGGGATCCTCTCCACAACCATCCCAGGCCTCAACGCTAACCGCGACCGCGTCCTGCTCCACTTCCTCGCCCTCATGGCCGGCCTCCTGCTCATGGTCCTCAGCGTCGCCGCCCCGGATCTGCCAGTGGTGGAGAGGGCGGCGGCACATCTTGAGGGTTTGGTCGGGGCCATGTTCTAG